The following are from one region of the Rhodopirellula sp. P2 genome:
- a CDS encoding endonuclease/exonuclease/phosphatase family protein produces the protein MTFPFHRFANSTFACKQNAFATAARPLVGLLIAIATSIATPGVSSAEETNSSHRVLSYNIKRGYGNDGKTDLPRTAEVISKLKPDFVGLQEVDERCKRSSNVDQAQWLGEHLDMHAAFAPFMDYDGGRYGMAILSRYPIEKTEAVELARGREPRVALAAHVTLPDGNKLTLVNVHFDYIRDDTVRFEQATKVREFIQSLSNPAILLGDFNDTPESRTVKLFQDGFVEADKPADDSFTFSAENPDREIDFLFASPETQWTVKTVDVIDEPLASDHRPVMAVLQLQSN, from the coding sequence ATGACTTTCCCGTTTCACCGCTTCGCCAACTCAACCTTTGCTTGCAAACAAAACGCTTTCGCAACAGCAGCTCGCCCCCTGGTTGGCTTGCTAATCGCGATCGCGACATCAATTGCGACCCCCGGAGTATCATCGGCGGAAGAAACAAACTCTTCCCATCGCGTGCTGTCCTACAACATCAAACGTGGTTACGGAAACGATGGGAAAACGGACCTGCCAAGAACAGCGGAGGTGATCTCGAAACTCAAACCTGACTTTGTCGGCTTGCAAGAAGTGGATGAGCGTTGCAAGCGAAGCAGCAATGTCGACCAAGCCCAATGGCTGGGCGAACATCTCGACATGCATGCCGCCTTTGCCCCGTTCATGGATTACGACGGAGGCCGATACGGGATGGCCATCCTTTCGCGATACCCCATCGAGAAAACCGAGGCGGTCGAACTGGCTCGCGGTCGCGAACCACGCGTCGCATTGGCAGCTCACGTCACTCTGCCCGATGGAAACAAGTTGACGCTGGTCAACGTGCACTTCGACTACATTCGCGATGACACGGTCCGATTCGAACAAGCGACCAAGGTTCGCGAGTTCATTCAATCGCTTTCCAACCCCGCGATTTTGCTCGGCGACTTCAACGACACGCCCGAATCACGCACCGTCAAACTGTTTCAGGACGGGTTTGTCGAAGCAGACAAACCAGCCGACGATTCATTCACCTTTTCGGCTGAAAATCCGGACCGCGAAATTGATTTCCTGTTTGCGTCTCCAGAAACCCAGTGGACCGTCAAAACGGTGGACGTGATCGACGAGCCATTGGCTTCGGATCACCGGCCCGTGATGGCCGTTCTGCAATTGCAATCGAACTGA
- a CDS encoding DUF1559 family PulG-like putative transporter — protein sequence MRQVSSRWNSVNRRDARGRGIDRTLRWESGFTLVELLVVIAIIGVLVGLLLPAVQAAREAARRMSCSNHLRQVGLAAQNYHSAYQRFPAGYVSFPTRSGVAPASVAMDPVTWDAGPGWGWGAGLLPFLEATALSGQLRLDEPIWSLANGDAIGSRVPTFLCPSAAGGDVAFDVQDDVGNPLQIDGRGIQLGRSHYVASHGQESCWGECGSAATGIVFTNIYTSETKTIVIDGDAGRVADGPFYRNSRTRFRDVLDGTSNTIFFGEHTSSLSDKTWVGVVPGAFTHPRYESPENGPDAAATLTLVHAGPSGGELDITGYPIIHPVNFPTYHVGQMVSEHPGGGMVAFGDGSVRFVTEFVDLFLWAEMSSMNESEVIDWEKL from the coding sequence ATGAGACAGGTTTCGTCGAGATGGAATTCAGTGAATCGTCGTGACGCTCGCGGGCGGGGGATTGATCGAACGCTGCGATGGGAGTCGGGATTCACGCTGGTGGAACTGTTGGTTGTGATCGCCATCATTGGCGTGTTGGTGGGGTTGTTGCTGCCGGCTGTTCAAGCCGCTCGGGAAGCGGCGCGGCGGATGTCGTGCAGCAACCACCTTCGTCAGGTTGGTTTGGCCGCCCAAAACTACCATTCCGCGTATCAGCGATTTCCGGCCGGCTACGTTTCGTTTCCAACCCGTTCTGGGGTGGCTCCCGCTTCGGTTGCGATGGATCCGGTGACTTGGGACGCGGGGCCCGGTTGGGGCTGGGGGGCGGGGTTGCTGCCATTCCTGGAAGCCACGGCTTTGTCAGGTCAGTTGCGATTGGACGAACCGATCTGGTCGCTGGCCAACGGGGACGCCATCGGATCGAGGGTTCCCACCTTCCTGTGTCCCAGTGCTGCGGGAGGTGACGTGGCGTTTGATGTGCAGGACGACGTCGGCAATCCATTGCAAATTGACGGTCGGGGAATCCAACTGGGACGCAGTCACTACGTCGCCAGTCACGGGCAAGAGAGTTGCTGGGGCGAGTGTGGTTCGGCCGCGACAGGAATTGTCTTCACCAACATTTACACTTCGGAAACGAAGACGATCGTGATCGACGGAGACGCCGGCCGGGTCGCCGATGGTCCGTTCTACCGCAACTCGAGAACTCGATTTCGAGATGTGTTGGACGGGACCAGCAACACGATCTTCTTTGGGGAGCACACCTCATCGCTGAGCGACAAGACTTGGGTGGGGGTTGTCCCGGGGGCGTTCACACATCCTCGTTATGAATCACCTGAAAACGGACCCGATGCCGCGGCGACACTCACGTTGGTCCATGCCGGGCCTTCCGGCGGAGAGCTGGATATCACTGGGTATCCGATCATTCACCCGGTGAACTTTCCGACGTACCACGTGGGGCAAATGGTGTCCGAGCATCCGGGCGGAGGCATGGTTGCGTTTGGCGACGGTTCGGTTCGCTTTGTCACTGAATTTGTGGATCTGTTTCTGTGGGCGGAGATGTCCAGCATGAACGAAAGCGAAGTCATCGATTGGGAGAAACTCTGA
- a CDS encoding DUF1569 domain-containing protein: MTKISKRSLDFHTGDEVIAEIKRLQADGYTQNKNWNLTQICEHLTVIMTGGMEGFGFRLPKILRATALKWIFGRILRQRRMASAPTLDRLKPKSPDGPDDSKVMEECIATIRRASAFEGAMKEYPFLDGLTPEQWRQFMWLHAAHHLGFLTPK; this comes from the coding sequence ATGACCAAGATCTCCAAGCGTTCTCTCGATTTTCATACGGGTGATGAAGTCATCGCTGAAATCAAGCGATTGCAAGCGGACGGGTACACCCAAAACAAAAACTGGAATCTCACCCAGATCTGTGAACACTTGACCGTCATCATGACCGGTGGCATGGAAGGGTTTGGTTTTCGTCTGCCGAAGATTCTTCGAGCCACCGCGCTCAAATGGATCTTCGGTCGAATCCTTCGGCAGCGAAGAATGGCCAGTGCCCCAACGCTGGATCGATTGAAACCCAAGTCGCCGGATGGTCCGGACGACTCAAAGGTGATGGAGGAATGCATCGCGACCATTCGTCGGGCGAGTGCGTTCGAAGGGGCCATGAAAGAGTACCCGTTTCTCGATGGTCTGACGCCCGAGCAGTGGCGTCAGTTCATGTGGCTGCACGCGGCCCATCACCTTGGGTTTTTGACACCCAAGTGA
- a CDS encoding C40 family peptidase, with product MILILPLLLAFAFAAPPTPTHPGLTELVESLRQTHAPDQRIQWWDVRVEKEDAGWRVHGSLSSEETYAAVTRALKQQHPEVDNQLVLLPENGTGTLVNALVNNSVIHLRREPSSKTELVTQALLGTPIRILKTERGKRLIQVPDGYIGWVNSAEVHRVDQEQLRSYRDAEKVIFTAQSGLAYSAPDATSMPMTDLVIGNMVCKVSERSGFTQIQYPDGRIGWVDSRQLSPADAVFFQQALQNNLVETARRFHGIPYLWGGMSSKNIDCSGLICNVYFMNGIQLPRDSNMQAQIGREVTTEFVSDALEPGDLLFFGKKATSKSKERVTHVAMYIGNAEFIHSAGYRERVSINSMDSGQPNFIDSYPAIFVRAVRIIGEDPNGFLPIPENDFYNEIIRSTE from the coding sequence ATGATCCTGATTCTACCGCTCTTGCTTGCCTTTGCGTTTGCCGCCCCGCCGACACCCACGCATCCCGGATTGACTGAACTGGTGGAGTCCCTTCGCCAGACCCATGCACCTGACCAGCGAATTCAGTGGTGGGATGTTCGTGTCGAAAAAGAGGATGCTGGCTGGCGTGTTCATGGAAGTTTGTCCAGCGAAGAAACATACGCCGCTGTGACGCGAGCCCTCAAACAACAACACCCGGAAGTGGACAACCAATTGGTCCTCCTTCCCGAAAACGGAACTGGAACGCTGGTCAATGCGTTGGTCAACAATTCCGTGATCCATTTGCGCAGAGAACCCAGCAGCAAAACCGAACTGGTCACGCAAGCTCTTCTCGGAACTCCCATTCGAATTCTCAAAACCGAGCGCGGAAAGCGTCTGATCCAAGTTCCTGACGGATACATCGGCTGGGTCAACTCAGCCGAAGTCCATCGCGTCGACCAAGAGCAACTCCGATCGTATCGCGACGCAGAAAAAGTCATCTTCACCGCCCAATCTGGGCTGGCTTACAGTGCTCCCGACGCGACATCGATGCCGATGACGGATCTGGTGATTGGAAACATGGTCTGCAAAGTCTCTGAGCGGTCCGGCTTCACTCAGATTCAATACCCTGATGGACGAATCGGCTGGGTCGATAGCCGCCAACTCAGCCCGGCCGATGCTGTCTTCTTCCAACAGGCTCTGCAAAACAACCTTGTTGAAACAGCTCGAAGATTCCATGGCATCCCATACCTGTGGGGAGGTATGTCGTCCAAGAACATCGATTGCAGCGGGCTGATCTGCAACGTGTACTTCATGAACGGAATCCAACTTCCCAGAGATTCCAACATGCAGGCCCAAATCGGCAGGGAAGTGACCACGGAATTTGTTTCGGACGCTTTGGAACCGGGCGACCTTCTGTTCTTTGGAAAGAAAGCAACCTCCAAATCGAAAGAGCGTGTCACGCATGTTGCGATGTACATCGGAAACGCTGAATTCATCCATTCAGCGGGCTACCGCGAACGGGTGAGCATCAACAGCATGGACAGCGGCCAACCCAACTTCATCGACAGCTATCCAGCCATCTTCGTCAGAGCGGTTCGAATCATCGGCGAAGATCCCAATGGCTTCCTGCCCATCCCCGAGAACGACTTTTACAACGAAATCATCAGGAGCACGGAATGA
- a CDS encoding threonine/serine ThrE exporter family protein yields MSRVSSVELIMELARSLHACGSPAYELDLEMEQVAASLGHEASFFSTPTALFVTFGGSETRLLRVYPSDTNLGRYAALFELQRAIQEDQLGVTEAWDQLVLINELQDGYGPVVQIASQGGVAACISVLVGADGDVAMAAGVIGLIVGVVVVWMNHLRHQAHLINVVAGFVASSIACGIQAFIGPGNFEITSLAALILLVPGLHLTISINELATQNLASGSARFAGAMTTLLTIVFGVSMGYGLVKAFRPIPPSLPLHSPDLLASALVLLPIGLCVAVTFRTRYRDIPWLLASTLVGYGALRLAGTTFGPFASVGIASFVASVTSHFASNRLGIPTAVMLLPALLLLVPGSLGFSGFSQIMVQEDLPSGIRLTATMMLTAVSIVAGLLLTDVVVSPPDKPLPESEEKSSSS; encoded by the coding sequence TTGTCACGAGTTTCTTCCGTCGAGCTCATCATGGAACTGGCGAGGAGCCTGCACGCCTGCGGTTCACCGGCGTACGAGTTGGACTTGGAAATGGAGCAAGTGGCGGCCTCGTTGGGGCATGAAGCGAGCTTCTTTTCGACGCCAACGGCCCTGTTTGTGACCTTTGGTGGCAGCGAGACTCGGTTGCTGCGTGTTTATCCGAGCGACACCAATCTGGGGCGGTACGCCGCGCTGTTTGAGTTGCAACGTGCGATCCAGGAGGACCAGCTGGGGGTCACAGAAGCCTGGGATCAATTGGTCCTGATCAACGAGTTGCAGGACGGTTACGGCCCGGTGGTTCAAATCGCCTCGCAAGGCGGAGTCGCTGCTTGCATCAGTGTTTTGGTGGGAGCGGATGGGGACGTTGCGATGGCAGCGGGCGTGATTGGCTTGATCGTTGGTGTCGTGGTGGTGTGGATGAATCATCTGCGCCATCAGGCCCATTTGATCAACGTGGTCGCGGGGTTTGTGGCCAGTTCGATTGCATGCGGGATTCAGGCCTTCATTGGGCCGGGGAACTTTGAGATCACGTCCTTGGCCGCTTTGATCTTGCTTGTCCCAGGATTGCATCTGACGATCAGCATCAACGAATTGGCAACGCAGAACTTGGCATCGGGGTCGGCTCGGTTTGCCGGTGCGATGACCACACTGCTAACGATCGTGTTTGGCGTCTCGATGGGATATGGATTGGTGAAAGCATTCCGGCCGATTCCGCCCTCGCTGCCCCTGCATTCACCCGACTTGTTGGCCTCGGCATTGGTGTTGCTACCGATCGGGTTGTGCGTTGCCGTGACGTTTCGGACGCGTTACCGCGACATCCCTTGGTTACTCGCATCGACCTTGGTGGGTTACGGTGCGCTGCGTTTGGCGGGAACCACCTTTGGGCCCTTTGCATCGGTTGGGATTGCATCCTTTGTGGCCAGTGTGACCAGCCACTTTGCGTCCAATCGCTTGGGGATTCCAACGGCGGTGATGTTGCTGCCGGCGTTGTTGCTTCTGGTTCCCGGTAGTTTGGGCTTCTCGGGGTTCTCGCAAATCATGGTCCAAGAAGACTTGCCCAGTGGCATTCGATTGACCGCGACGATGATGTTGACCGCGGTCTCGATCGTCGCCGGGTTGCTGCTCACGGATGTGGTCGTTTCGCCTCCGGACAAGCCATTGCCGGAATCAGAAGAGAAGAGTTCGTCGAGCTGA
- the mntR gene encoding manganese-binding transcriptional regulator MntR — MPSQSHQRTRSDHASEVAEDYVEAIAEAISNNGICRAVDLVRHFDVTHATVNNTISRLQRDGLVMTEPYQPITLTPQGKRMATRARNRHEVVRSFLLRLGVSETTATVDSEGMEHHVSDETLRAMKRILQEGLPAAK, encoded by the coding sequence TTGCCTTCTCAATCGCATCAACGCACCCGCTCCGATCACGCCAGCGAAGTGGCGGAAGATTATGTCGAAGCCATCGCGGAAGCCATTTCAAACAATGGAATCTGCCGAGCCGTCGATTTGGTGCGTCACTTCGATGTCACGCACGCGACGGTCAACAACACGATCAGCCGGCTGCAACGAGATGGGCTGGTCATGACCGAACCCTATCAACCCATCACGCTGACCCCACAGGGCAAGCGAATGGCAACCAGGGCTCGCAACCGGCATGAAGTTGTTCGATCGTTTCTGCTGCGACTCGGTGTCAGCGAGACGACCGCGACGGTGGACAGCGAAGGGATGGAACACCACGTCAGCGACGAAACGCTCCGGGCGATGAAACGAATCCTCCAAGAAGGGCTTCCGGCGGCGAAATAA
- a CDS encoding tRNA-binding protein produces the protein MSLITWQEFENVDVRVGTITLVEDFPEARKPAYKITVDFGEELGTKRTSAQITVHYTKEELVGRQILGVVNFPPKQVGPIMSEFLLTGLYREDGSVILAVPDKAMPNGAKLG, from the coding sequence ATGTCGCTCATCACTTGGCAAGAATTTGAAAACGTTGACGTGCGCGTGGGCACAATCACGCTGGTCGAGGACTTTCCAGAGGCCCGCAAGCCCGCGTACAAAATCACGGTCGACTTTGGTGAGGAGTTGGGGACAAAACGAACCAGCGCTCAGATCACGGTGCACTACACCAAAGAAGAGTTGGTCGGACGCCAGATCCTCGGCGTGGTCAATTTCCCGCCCAAACAGGTCGGACCGATCATGTCTGAGTTTTTGCTCACAGGACTGTACCGTGAAGATGGATCGGTCATCCTCGCGGTTCCGGACAAAGCGATGCCCAACGGCGCCAAACTCGGCTGA
- a CDS encoding arylsulfatase: MNRVICTSTSSFQTVCQRHFRAALWVTFAIVALASSGWSAAEDRPNIVLIMVDDMGFSDIGPYGSEIPTPHLDALAANGAKFSQFYNTGRCCPTRAALLTGLYSHQTGIGWMTTDQKVEGYRGRLNDQCVTIGEVLGQAGYFTAMTGKWHVGFKQGVTPWGRGFDRSLNLPAGGLHFSNQTGSKGGTKLFLHGHEVAKDDPRFDPPWYGSDLWTEQGIEFVDEAIAEDKPFFWYLAHVAPHFPCMAPEATIAKYRGRYMDGWDQLREERYARQIQSGLIDASWSLEPRPEQIPAWESLSQQEKERYDDMMAIYAAMIEEVDKNIGKLVSALDRRGKLDNTLILFLSDNGGNAEAGVSGRYEGDSPGDPHSDVFIGRCWAHLNNTPFRKYKHYNHEGGIATPLIAHWPAKIQPSTDQKAWIKTPTHVIDLMATCVDLAKAEYPTQFKGNEIHPLEGQSLQPLLTGQGEFAERALHWEHEGNAAVRVGNRKLVRQGARGAWELFDLDADRTEQVNLAADHPDEVSELQKQWRQWAKSHQVLPKPTKKKK; encoded by the coding sequence ATGAACCGTGTCATCTGCACTTCGACATCATCCTTTCAGACGGTTTGCCAAAGACATTTCCGGGCGGCGCTGTGGGTCACTTTTGCGATCGTGGCACTGGCGTCGTCTGGATGGTCCGCTGCGGAAGATCGTCCGAACATCGTGTTGATCATGGTGGACGACATGGGCTTTTCGGACATCGGACCGTACGGCAGTGAAATCCCAACGCCGCACTTGGATGCGTTGGCCGCAAACGGTGCCAAGTTCTCTCAGTTCTACAACACCGGTCGTTGTTGCCCGACGCGAGCCGCTTTGCTCACCGGGCTCTACTCGCATCAAACTGGGATTGGTTGGATGACAACGGACCAAAAGGTGGAAGGGTATCGAGGCCGACTCAATGATCAGTGTGTCACGATTGGCGAAGTTCTTGGGCAGGCCGGCTACTTCACCGCGATGACGGGGAAATGGCATGTGGGTTTCAAGCAAGGAGTCACGCCTTGGGGGCGAGGGTTTGATCGAAGTTTGAATTTGCCGGCTGGTGGTTTGCACTTTTCCAACCAGACGGGATCCAAGGGGGGCACCAAACTGTTCCTCCATGGTCACGAGGTTGCCAAGGACGATCCTCGATTCGATCCACCGTGGTACGGATCTGACTTGTGGACCGAGCAAGGGATCGAGTTCGTCGACGAAGCGATCGCGGAAGACAAGCCATTTTTCTGGTACCTCGCCCATGTTGCACCCCATTTTCCGTGCATGGCGCCAGAAGCAACGATCGCGAAATATCGCGGCAGGTACATGGATGGTTGGGACCAGTTGCGAGAGGAACGATACGCACGCCAGATCCAATCCGGATTGATTGACGCGAGTTGGAGCTTGGAACCTCGGCCCGAGCAAATTCCCGCGTGGGAATCGTTGTCGCAACAAGAGAAAGAACGCTACGACGACATGATGGCGATTTATGCGGCGATGATCGAAGAGGTCGACAAGAACATTGGAAAGTTGGTGTCTGCTCTGGACCGTCGCGGCAAACTCGACAACACGTTGATTCTGTTTTTGTCTGACAACGGCGGCAACGCGGAGGCTGGTGTGAGCGGCCGATACGAAGGCGACTCACCGGGGGATCCGCATTCAGACGTGTTCATCGGCCGTTGTTGGGCTCACTTGAACAATACACCTTTTCGCAAGTACAAGCATTACAACCACGAAGGCGGCATCGCGACGCCGTTGATCGCACATTGGCCGGCCAAAATTCAGCCATCAACCGACCAGAAGGCTTGGATCAAAACGCCCACCCATGTCATTGACTTGATGGCGACGTGTGTTGATTTGGCGAAGGCGGAGTACCCCACTCAGTTCAAGGGCAACGAGATTCACCCGCTCGAAGGTCAAAGTCTTCAGCCATTGCTGACAGGTCAAGGCGAATTTGCAGAGCGTGCTTTGCACTGGGAACACGAAGGCAATGCCGCAGTCCGTGTCGGCAACCGCAAGTTGGTTCGCCAAGGCGCGCGAGGAGCATGGGAGTTGTTCGATCTGGATGCCGATCGAACCGAGCAAGTCAACCTCGCCGCCGATCACCCTGACGAAGTTTCCGAGTTGCAAAAGCAATGGCGGCAATGGGCAAAAAGCCACCAAGTGCTCCCCAAGCCGACTAAAAAGAAAAAATAG
- a CDS encoding arylsulfatase has product MRLASVLRSSFAVLTSLFLLGLATSPPSSAADANRPNIVFILADDLGYGDLGCYGQELIQTPRLDQMAAEGMRFTDFYAGNTVCAPSRSVLMTGMHMGHTHVRGNAGGPDMSKQSLRDEDVTVAEVLQSAGYTTALCGKWGLGDDALGGRDGLPRKQGFDHFYGYLNQVHAHNYYPEFLWRNETKVALRNEVQRRDRSYGGFTGGWATKRVDYSHDLIANEAMGFIREKATDSATKPFFLYLSLTIPHANNEGTGMSGNGQEVPDYGIYADKDWSDQDKGQAAMITRMDSDVGRILDLLQELQIDEQTVVMFSSDNGPHNEGGHNPKKFDPAGPLRGMKRALTEGGIRVPLIVRWPGTTPPGTVSDHIGYFGDLMATTAELAGTDFPEDADSISFAPTIVGRPETQQPHEYLYWEFYEQGGRQAVRRGNWKAIRQPWMTGPTQLYDLKADIGETTNLASDHPEIVKQLESLMEEAHVPHPNWQVSGKAPKR; this is encoded by the coding sequence ATGCGATTGGCTTCTGTCCTTCGATCTTCTTTCGCTGTTCTAACGTCGCTCTTCCTGCTTGGTTTGGCGACATCGCCGCCCAGTTCCGCAGCGGACGCCAACCGGCCCAACATCGTTTTCATCCTGGCCGATGATCTCGGCTATGGTGACCTGGGTTGCTACGGCCAAGAACTGATTCAAACACCTCGCTTGGATCAGATGGCAGCCGAGGGCATGCGGTTCACCGATTTCTATGCCGGCAACACCGTGTGCGCTCCTTCACGCAGCGTGCTGATGACCGGGATGCACATGGGACACACCCACGTTCGCGGCAACGCGGGTGGGCCGGACATGTCCAAACAATCGCTCCGCGACGAAGACGTGACCGTGGCCGAGGTGCTCCAGTCCGCCGGCTACACCACCGCCTTGTGCGGCAAGTGGGGTTTGGGTGACGACGCCCTGGGCGGTCGTGATGGCCTGCCACGGAAACAAGGTTTCGATCACTTCTATGGTTACCTGAACCAAGTCCACGCACACAACTATTACCCTGAGTTTCTGTGGCGAAACGAGACCAAGGTCGCCTTGCGAAACGAAGTCCAACGCCGCGACCGATCCTACGGTGGATTCACTGGGGGCTGGGCCACCAAGCGAGTCGATTACTCCCACGACCTGATCGCAAATGAAGCGATGGGTTTCATTCGCGAAAAAGCGACGGACTCCGCAACCAAGCCATTCTTTTTGTACCTCTCGCTGACCATCCCTCATGCCAACAATGAGGGAACCGGCATGTCCGGCAATGGACAAGAGGTGCCCGATTACGGCATCTACGCCGACAAAGATTGGAGCGACCAAGACAAAGGCCAAGCCGCGATGATCACGCGCATGGACTCGGACGTTGGTCGCATTCTCGACTTGCTCCAAGAATTGCAAATCGATGAACAAACCGTGGTGATGTTCTCCAGCGACAACGGCCCACACAACGAAGGCGGCCACAATCCAAAGAAATTCGATCCCGCTGGACCGCTTCGTGGCATGAAACGAGCCCTGACCGAAGGCGGCATTCGCGTCCCATTGATCGTTCGCTGGCCTGGCACGACTCCACCCGGCACGGTCTCCGATCACATCGGCTACTTCGGTGACTTGATGGCCACCACGGCGGAACTCGCCGGGACGGATTTCCCCGAGGACGCAGATTCCATCAGCTTCGCACCCACGATCGTCGGCCGCCCGGAAACCCAACAACCGCATGAGTACCTGTACTGGGAATTCTACGAGCAAGGCGGTCGGCAAGCGGTTCGACGCGGCAACTGGAAAGCCATCCGCCAACCTTGGATGACCGGCCCGACTCAGTTGTATGATTTGAAAGCGGACATCGGCGAAACGACCAACCTGGCAAGCGATCATCCCGAGATCGTCAAACAACTTGAATCGCTGATGGAAGAAGCTCACGTGCCGCACCCCAACTGGCAAGTGAGCGGGAAAGCTCCCAAACGCTAA
- a CDS encoding dipeptide epimerase: MNRGRRVLLKGLGAGALATALPTTIGAAQDASTAPHSTTDLIRNGKMKLGFRPYELQLKHTFTVAGNSRDTTPVVLTEIQYEGLTGYGEASLPPYLGESQQSVMQFLSKVKLKSFDDPFLLDEILAYVDSIEEGNRAAKACVDIALHDLMGKLVDQPLHRLWGINPANTPVTSFTIGIDTPEVVKMKTEEATRFKVLKVKLGGGNDREMIETVRSVTDVPIYVDVNQGWTDKQRALDMTHWLAEQGVEFVEQPLPKTAVEDLAWLTAKSPLPIIADEAFQRLGDVADFQGVYSGINIKLMKSTGLREAQKMITVARALDMKVMIGCMTETSCAVSAAAQLSPLVDWADLDGNLLISNDLYEGVKVIDGKLTLNDLPGIGIRKRTA, translated from the coding sequence ATGAATCGAGGAAGAAGAGTCCTTCTCAAAGGCTTGGGAGCCGGTGCCTTGGCAACCGCACTGCCGACAACCATCGGCGCAGCACAAGATGCCTCCACGGCACCTCACTCAACGACCGACTTGATTCGAAACGGGAAAATGAAGCTGGGCTTCCGGCCCTACGAACTGCAGCTCAAACACACCTTCACCGTCGCCGGAAACTCACGCGACACCACGCCAGTCGTTCTGACAGAGATTCAGTACGAAGGACTCACGGGTTATGGCGAAGCCTCCCTGCCGCCGTACTTGGGTGAGTCACAGCAGTCCGTGATGCAGTTTCTCAGCAAGGTCAAACTGAAATCGTTTGACGATCCGTTTCTGCTCGATGAGATCCTCGCTTACGTCGACTCGATCGAAGAAGGCAACCGTGCCGCCAAAGCTTGCGTCGATATCGCGCTGCACGACCTGATGGGGAAACTGGTCGACCAACCACTTCACCGACTGTGGGGCATCAATCCCGCGAACACACCTGTCACCTCCTTCACGATCGGCATCGACACACCCGAGGTGGTGAAGATGAAGACGGAAGAGGCGACTCGCTTCAAAGTCTTGAAAGTCAAACTGGGCGGAGGCAACGATCGCGAAATGATCGAGACGGTTCGGTCAGTGACCGACGTGCCCATCTATGTCGACGTGAACCAAGGCTGGACTGACAAGCAGCGAGCACTGGACATGACACACTGGCTGGCCGAGCAGGGTGTCGAATTTGTGGAGCAACCACTTCCCAAAACAGCGGTCGAAGATTTGGCTTGGTTGACCGCCAAAAGCCCTCTTCCAATCATCGCCGACGAAGCGTTTCAACGCCTCGGTGACGTGGCCGACTTCCAAGGCGTGTACTCCGGGATCAACATCAAACTGATGAAGAGCACCGGATTGCGGGAGGCCCAAAAGATGATCACCGTGGCCCGGGCGTTGGACATGAAGGTGATGATCGGATGCATGACCGAAACCTCGTGCGCCGTCTCCGCCGCCGCCCAGCTATCACCGCTCGTCGACTGGGCCGATCTCGACGGCAACCTCCTGATCAGCAACGACCTCTACGAAGGAGTGAAGGTGATCGATGGCAAGTTGACGTTGAACGACTTGCCCGGAATTGGAATCCGAAAGAGAACCGCGTGA